In the Octopus sinensis unplaced genomic scaffold, ASM634580v1 Contig10934, whole genome shotgun sequence genome, one interval contains:
- the LOC115228677 gene encoding von Willebrand factor A domain-containing protein 3B-like: MHVHVTNDIYRDYQSRLNVVMDRIINRLNWLKETSYYYFGRIIESRIFILVDISLSMKEYMKNVYKLLFRVLNEQILNSGKSFNIIAFNTEYHIWRNNFTFPTPGEIKLSLNWLKSIEIGGSTNIIPPLTNAIYNNATETVFLLSDGRSNESVDEILSSLSGRHNLRINTISFNMDNSPPNRLLYELSFKTSGVCATFVLQNHSRTLRV, encoded by the exons ATGCATGTTCATGTCACTAATGACATATACAGGGACTATCAAAGTCGCCTTAATGTGGTAATGGATCGTATTATAAACAG atTAAACTGGTTGAAAGAGACGAGTTATTATTACTTTGGCAGGATAATTGAAAGTCGAATATTTATTTTGGTCGATATTTCTCTCTCGatgaaagaatatatgaaaaatgtGTACAAACTACTATTCCGcgttttaaat GAGCAGATATTAAATAGTGGGAAAAGTTTCAATATTATTGCATTTAACACAGAGTATCATATATGGAGAAATAATTTCACATTCCCTACACCTGGTGAAATCAAACTTTCTCTTAATTGGCTAAAATCTATTGAAATTGGCGGGTCGACAAATATAATACCTCCATTAACGAACGCGATATATAACAATGCAACAGAAACCGTTTTCCTTTTATCCGACGGACGTTCTAACGAGTCTGTCGATGAAATTCTTTCTAGCTTGAGCGGAAGACATAATTTGAGAATAAATACAATCTCATTTAATATGGATAATTCACCCCCAAATCGACTTTTATATGAACTATCTTTCAAAACTAGTGGTGTGTGCGCAACTTTTGTCCTTCAAAATCATTCCAGAACATTGAGAGTAtga
- the LOC115228678 gene encoding 26S proteasome non-ATPase regulatory subunit 10-like, with product MVKLCLKFGANIEWRDDFGITALGYAAENGNCQVEKIVDVKNINGFSPLELALSNCYVQDSLIFQLISFTNVLQLSNQNSKTGKTPLHIASENNRQMAIDLLLESGIDTSIKDNEGRIAVHYAVISDNLPMETVCKLCQYTLNLNISDAYGLSPIDYAVISSKAPIMLLLINYGCKITTKTWELVKTKIELLALLLDKLMKDCRYFLSVK from the exons ATGGTTAAACTATGCCTCAAGTTCGGCGCCAATATTGAGTGGCGAGACGATTTTGGAATTACTGCACTTGGTTATGCAGCAGAAAATGGAAATTGTCAG GTCGAAAAAATTGTCGATGTCAAAAATATTAATGGATTCTCTCCACTAGAATTGGCATTATCAAATTGTTATGTTCAAGATTCACTTATCTTTCAACTAATATCGTTTACAAATGTCTTACAACTTTCCAACCAAAATTCAAAAACTGGGAAAACTCCGTTACATATTGCATCAGAAAACAATCGTCAAATGGCAATAGATCTCCTTTTGGAATCTGGAATTGATACATCAATAAAAGACAATGAAGGCCGTATTGCTGTTCACTACGCAGTTATTTCTGATAATCTTCCTATGGAAACTGTTTGCAAACTCTGTCAATACacattgaatttaaatatatctgATGCATACGGATTATCTCCGATTGACTATGCTGTTATAAGCAGTAAAGCACCGATTATGCTATTACTCATTAATTATGGttgtaaaataacaacaaaaacgtgGGAATTAGTTAAAACCAAGATTGAATTATTGGCACTCCTTCTTGACAAACTAATGAAGGATTGTCGTTATTTCTTATCAGTAAAATGA
- the LOC118761230 gene encoding uncharacterized protein LOC118761230, which translates to MDDFQQAFICAPRIENNWKVDAFAIFKPKTSFTNIACRLEDRNTNCPDRLRFMRSRPSMDSLIPVDGLLSQVEDVLRQIRLATSAVKYFEGLHGEISEDDKFVHTILGRDIGQSGLIFANSPFIRLLRRDLVPMGKIISLPTLNFSRSEIDKFLSDHCQKLDESRYICTLSSKMFMSEEYVFKHINRKYPEKLLKIKENVVI; encoded by the exons ATGGATGATTTTCAACAAGCTTTTATATGTGCTCCTCGAATAGAAAATAATTGGAAAGTCGATGCTTTTGCAATCTTTAAACCAAAGACTAGTTTCACTAATATTGCTTGTCGATTAGAGGATAGAAAT ACAAACTGTCCTGATAGATTACGATTTATGAGATCTAGACCTTCAATGGACTCTTTGATACCAGTGGATGGATTATTGAGTCAAGTGGAAGATGTTTTAAGACAAATTCGTCTAGCTACCTCtgctgttaagtattttgagGGTTTACATGGCGAAATTTCTGAAGATGATAAATTTGTACATACCATTTTAGGCAGAG ATATTGGACAGTCTGGTCTTATATTTGCGAATAGTCCATTCATTCGACTTTTACGGAGGGATTTGGTACCAATGGGAAAAATCATATCTCTTCCCACTCTCAACTTTTCACGTTC GGAAATTGATAAATTTCTTTCCGACCATTGCCAGAAATTGGATGAATCTCGTTATATTTGCACTCTTAGTAGTAAAATGTTTATGAGCGAGGAATATGTATTCAAACACATTAATCGTAAATATCCCGAAAAACTTTTAAAGATTAAAGAAAATGTAGTTATATGA
- the LOC115228676 gene encoding von Willebrand factor A domain-containing protein 3B-like has protein sequence MDLRVKIVASHSMVSKKQSLNLKKTKKYLLKSLKIPRFCRTIQPAIETQMLKSSNGKNITTNQTDKSKFDEFYQMNMIQITQDLLNSEKSNNVPPEAREQISADKWIHKYGLVNNKLSWDFILKKIGFKKSEEYVYSLKKPVCSRYSIDLFVEVFSSIDGRTYNVTRDKKKMLYLFNKLKKIQELYQKRIEWLYSSSRRVFGLIVENFVIIVFDVKTQSYEKFNLYKAVATDIIRTKPIVFSKEIVQSNQTNIEKAIKWIENKNSLSERNVEYTVTALELAANEKV, from the exons ATGGATCTTCGTGTGAAAATAGTCGCTAGTCATTCCATGGTCTCAAAGAAACAGTCTCTAAACCTTAAAAAGACtaagaaatatttactgaaatcACTAAAAATCCCAAGATTTTGTCGTACAATACAACC TGCTATAGAAACCCAAATGTTAAAGTCTTCGAATGGAAAAAACATTACAACGAATCAAACAGATAAATCAA AATTTGACGAATTCTATCAAATGAACATGATACAAATTACCCAGGATTTGCTAAATTCAGAAAAAAGTAACAATGTGCCACCTGAAGCTCGGGAACAAATAAGCGCAGATAAATGGATACATAAATATGGGTTAGTCAACAATAAGCTGTCATGGGACTTTATTCTTAAAAAAATTGGATTCAAAAAAAGCGAGGAATATGTTTACTCTTTGAAAAAACCAGTCTGTTCTCGATACAGTATAGACTTGTTTGTGGAAGTTTTTTCTTCAATCGACGGTAGAACATATAACGTGAcaagagataagaaaaaaatgttatatttatttaataaattgaaaaaaattcaagaactATATCAAAAACGTATCGAATGGCTATATTCCAGTAGTCGAAGAGTTTTTGGGCTAATTGTTGAAAATTTTGTGATTATTGTCTTTGACGTGAAAACTCAATCTTATGAAAAATTTAACCTATATAAAGCCGTAGCCACAGATATAATAAGAA CTAAACCGATagtattttcaaaagaaatagtTCAGTCAAATCAAACAAATATAGAAAAGGCTATTAAATGGATTGAGAACAAAAATTCTTTATCAGAAAGGAATGTAGAATACACTGTCACAGCATTAGAATTGGCTGCAAATGAAAaagtttaa